The Sulfuricystis thermophila genome segment GGCAAATCCTTGCGCTGCCAGGCGTCCCACAGCATCATGCAGGAAAACAAGAAGACCAGCAGCAGAATCAGGCGTTGATTGTCCATGATCGGGGGGAGCTACGACGAAAGAGGAGCGTCATTCTACGGCACCGGATCGTGACCGCCAGGATGCCAGGGATGACAGCGCAGGACGCGACGCAGCGCCAGCCAGGTACCCAACAGGGGGCCGTGCTTTTCGAGTGCCTCGATCGCGTAATGCGAACAGGTCGGATGGAAACGGCAGGAGGGGGGGAAGAAAGGGCTGATCAACAGTTGATAAGCACGTACCAACCAGATCAGCGGCTTGGCCAACAGATTTTTCACTGCGGGCTCCGCTCCCGGACGCCCTCTGCCTGCCTCTTGGCGTCTGACTTGGCGAGTCTGTCGAGCAAGCCCTCGATTTCCGTGCGCCAGACTGATTTTTCGATGGCGGCCACCGGCCGCAGCAAGCGCAGGACGATGTCCAGTGCCGGCAAGCCAGGCCGCTTGAGGCGAAAGGCCTCGCGGGCCTGTCGTTTGATCGCATTGCGCAGGACGGCGCTGCGCGCCTGCTTTTTGGGAAGCACCAGACCCAGGCGCGGGTGCTTCAGAGCGTTTTCCCTGAAATGCAGTGCGAA includes the following:
- the rnpA gene encoding ribonuclease P protein component; protein product: MKRCGLVADPGRFGFGRCFRLLRPQEFSAVFHARQVVRGERFALHFRENALKHPRLGLVLPKKQARSAVLRNAIKRQAREAFRLKRPGLPALDIVLRLLRPVAAIEKSVWRTEIEGLLDRLAKSDAKRQAEGVRERSPQ
- the yidD gene encoding membrane protein insertion efficiency factor YidD, coding for MKNLLAKPLIWLVRAYQLLISPFFPPSCRFHPTCSHYAIEALEKHGPLLGTWLALRRVLRCHPWHPGGHDPVP